The Cellulosimicrobium cellulans genome contains the following window.
GTCGTCTTGCCCGCGCCGTTCGGCCCGATGAGGCCGAGGATCTCGCCGCGCCGGATGTCGAACGTCACGTCGTCCAGCGCGACGAGGCCACCGAACTGCACGGTGACGTTCTGCATCTGGAGCAGCGGCTCGCCGACCTTCGCGTGGACCGTGCGGTCCGGCGCGACCATCGCGTCGACGAGCTCCGGGTTCGCGAGCTCGGGCCGCACCTCGGCGACGTCGACGATCGCGGGCTCCTCCAGGACGGCGCCCGGCATGTACAGGTCGGCGCGCGACGAGTCGGCGCGGCCCGACGACGCGAGGTGCTCGTCGCCGTGCTCGCCGCCCGCCCCGATGCCGCCGGGGTCGTGGGTGCTCATCGGGTCTCCTCCCCGTCCGTCGTGCTCTCTCCCGCGCCGGTCCCGCCCGTCGTCGGGCGCGAGCCGCCCGACGCCGTGGCGACGGCCGGGGAGCCCGGCCGCGCACCGCCGTCGGACCCCGACCGCGTGGCGGCCTGTGCCGCGCGGCGCGCCGCCACGTAGAGCTCGCGCCCGTAGGCGAGCAGCTTCTGCCGGACGGGGATCAGGCCCTGTGGACGGAAGATCATGAGCACGACCAGCGCGATCCCGAAGAACAGGTACCGGTAGCTCGCGATCTCGTTGCCGTTGATCGGGATGCCGAACAGCTCGGTGCGGCCGAGGAAGAAGTTCGGCAGGTACACGATGATGAACGCGCCGAGGATCACCCCGAGCTTGTTCCCCTGGCCGCCGAGCACGACCGCGCAGAGGAAGAGCACAGAGTTGATGACGTTGAAGTTCGTCGGGATGACGAACTGGACCTGGCCCGCGTAGAGCGCGCCCGCGACGCCGCCGATCGACGCGCCGATGACGAACGCCCACAGCTTGAAGCGGAACGTGGGGACGCCCATGATCTCCGCCGCGTCCTCGTCCTCCCGGATCGCGACCCAGGCGCGCCCGACGCGCGAGCGCTCGAGGTTCCCCACGAGGAGCAGCGAGATGACGATGAACACGAGGCTGAGCCAGTACCACCACACGCCGGAGTTGAACGTGCCCGCCGCGTTGCCGGCGGAGAAGACGCCGTTGGGCAGCTCCTCCGTGACCCCGACGCGCGGGTAGGCCACGCCGCGCAGGCCCTGGCCGCCACCCGTGAGCTCGTCGAGGTTGTCCGCGAGGAGGCGGACGATCTCGCCGAAGCCGAGGGTGACGATGGCGAGGTAGTCGCCGCGCAGGCGCAGCGTGGGGGACCCGAGGATCAGGCCCGACAGCGACGTGATCGCGACCGCGACGGGGAGCGCCGCGAGCCAGGCCCAGTCGCTCGACAGCCACTCGTCCGTCTGGTTCCACGGGCTGTCGGGGCTCGTGAGGATCGCGACCGTGTACGCGCCGATGGCGTAGAAGCCGACGTACCCGAGGTCGAGCAGGCCGGCCTGGCCCACCACGACGTTCAGGCCGATGGCGATGAGCGCGATCATGCCGAACTGCGCCATCACGCCGCCGAAGTTGGTGCCCACCGTGGTGAGCACGGGGATGTTGAGGACCGGCACGAGCGCGATGAAGATCAGGAACGGCACGCCGATCAGCCACTGCGTGGGTCGCGCCTGGGCGTCCCACCACAGGCGGAACCGGTCGCCGACGCCGCCGTGCGGGCGGTCCTTCGTCGCCACCCGTCCCACCGGGGGCATGGACGTGGGGCGGCCCTCGGGCGCCGGCTGGGGAGCGGGGGTCGAGGTGCTCATGCGCGGGCCCTCCCCAGCGACTCACCGAGGATGCCCGTCGGGCGGAACATGAGGACGATGATGAGGAGCGCGAACGCGACGACGTCGCGCCACTCCGTCCCGAACACGACCTGTCCGTAGTTCTCCATGACGCCGAGCAGCAGGCCGCCGAGCAGCGCGCCGCGCAGGTTGCCGATCCCGCCGAGCACCGCGGCGCAGAACGCCTTGATGCCGAGGATGAAGCCGCCGGAGTAGATGATCCCGTTCGGCACGCGCAGCGTGTACAGGAGCGCGGCCGCGCCGGCGAGGATGCCGCCGATGAGGAACGTCAGCATGATGACGCGCTCGCGCGAGACACCCATGAGGGTCGCTGTCACCGGGTCCTGCGCGACCGCGCGGATACCGCGGCCGAACTTGGTGCGGTTGATGAACATGTCCGTCGCGAGCGCGAGCACGAGGGCCGACAGGATGATGACGATGGTGATGTTCGTGACCGGCGCGCCACCGATCGTGAACTGCACCTCCGGCTGCACCAGCCGGATCGGCTGCTGGGCGTTGACGCCGCCGAGCGTGCCACCCGTGAGCTTCGGCAGCACGAAGTGCACGAACTCCTGGATGATGAACGACATCCCGATCGCGGTGATGAGGAACACGAGCGACGGCGCGCCGCGCCGTCGCAGCGGTCTGTAGGCCACGCGTTCCAGCCCGACGGCGGCGCCGCCCGCGACGAGCATCCCGCCCAGCATGGCGATGCCCAGGTAGAGGACGGTGAGGGCGATGCCCTTGTCGTACGCGTTCCCGCTCGGGGCGAAGCCCAGGAGCATGAGAGTCGCGTACTGCCCGAACATGCCGAGCATGAAGACCTCGGAGTGGGCGAAGTTGATGAGCCGCAGCACGCCGTAGACGAGCGTGTAGCCGACGGCGACGAGCGCGTAGATCGCGCCGTAGGTGAGGCCCTCGATGGTGAGGCCCCAGAAGTTCCGGGCGAGGCCCGCGATGTTGAAGTCGATGAGGGACTGGTGGACGAGGGGACCGGCGGTCGCGCTGTGCATCAGCGCGTCAGCAAGAGCGGGCATGACGCTCCCTGATTCTTTCTCTGGTGTACGAGGTCGTGGTCCACGACGGGCGCCCCACCCGCCGGCCCCCGCGCGGTGCGGGGGCGTCGGGGCAGGGCGCCCGTCGTCGTCGGACTACTGGACCTCGTAGATCCAGATGAGCGCCGAGGCGAGCTCGCCCGTGTCGTCCCACTCGTAGGTGCGGGCCAGGCCCTCACCGGAGTAGTTCGCCACGTAGTCGATCAGGCCCGCGCGGTCGGTCACGCCGGACGCGATGCCCGTGAGCATGATCGTCGCGAGGTCGTAGCCCTCGACCGAGTACACGCCCGGCGCCTGGCCGGCCGACTCCTCGTAGGTGGCTGCGAAGTCCTCCGGCGCGGGGCCGCACGGGCAGGACAGGATCGCGCCCTTCGACGACGCACCGGCCTGCGAGACGAACTGCGGGTCGTTCGTGCCGTCCGCCGAGACGAACGGGATCTCGACGCCGCCGTCGCGGAGCTGCTGCACGAACGGTGCCGCCTCGGCGTAGTAGCCGGCGTAGAAGACCGCGTCGGCGTCGGCACCGGAGATGATCTGGACGGCGGCGGAGAAGTCCTTGTCGCCCGTCTTGACCTCGGCGGCGCAGTCCTCGTTCGCGGCGTCGCCCAGGCCCTCGGTGATCTGCTGGGCGAGGCCGATGCCGTAGTCCGAGTTGTCGGAGACGACGCAGACGCTGCCGAACTCCTTCGTGTTGACGAGGTACTTGGCGACCGACGGCCCCTGGACGGCGTCGTTGGCGAGGCCGCGGAAGAAGTTCGTCCACCCGTTCGTCGTCAGGTCGGGGTTCGTGGCCGACGCGGTGAGCGACAGCAGGCCGGCCTGGCTGAAGACGTCGCCGGTCGCCGCGGTCTCGCCCGAGAACGCCGGGCCGAGGAGGCCGAGGACCGTGGCGTCGCCGACGATCTGCGGCGCGACCTGGGTGGCCTTCTGCGGGTCGCCCTCGGTGTCGAACGGCTTGAGCGTGACCTGGCAGCCGGGGTTCGCGGCGTTGAACGCGTCCACCGCGACCTGCGCCCCGTACTGGATGTTGAGGCCGAGCGCGGCGTTCGGGCCCGTGAGGGCACCCGCCATCGCGATCGACGTGCCCTCGGCGCACTCGGCGCTGCCGTCGCCGGCCGGGTCGACCGGGTTGCCGGCCTCGGCCGCGGGGACCTCCGCACCGTCGATGTCGATCTGGACCGACGGGACGATGCTCAGGTCGGCCGAGCCACCGTCGTCGGTCTCGGTCGACGTCCCGGTCGTCTCGTCGTCTCCGCCGCCCTGGGACTGGGGACCGCAGGCGGTGAGGACGAGAGTGGCCGCGAGGAGCAGAGCAGCACCCCCGCTCGCCCGTCGTGCTGTGCGATGCATGCCAACCTCCGTGGTCCTGATCCCCGCGGAGGGCAGCCAAGCCGCTTCTCTCCGCGGTCGATCGCTGAATTCAACACTGAATTGCGTGCTGAATAGTGACACAGGTCACCCGGTGACGAAACCTCCCCGCAGACGTGTCGCCCGGAGCCCTCCGCGGCATCTCGGAGGGCTCCGGACCCACGAATCCGCGGGAGGTGGCGCCCTCCGCGTTCCTGGGTGACGCGAACGTAGGCGGATCGGATTTCGTGGGACGCAGGGAGTTGTTACCGACTCGTAACGTAAGGGTCTCGTTTCGTTCCGTGGACGGTACGAATGTGCCGATTCCGGCGTCGGCCTACGGTGGGGCGATGACCCTCGCGTCGCGCCTCCTGCACACCCGCTGGTTCGTCCGGGCCCCGATCGTTCTCTTCCGCTCCGGCCTCGGCTTCCTCGCCGGCGGGCGGCTCCTCCTCCTCGGGCACCGCGGTCGGACGTCCGGCGAGGCGCGGTACGTCGTCCTCGAGGTGACCGACCGGCCCGCGCCCGGGTCGTGGGTCGTCGTCGCGGGGCTCGGACCCCGCTCGCAGTGGTACCGCAACGTCGTCGCGGACCCGCGTGCGCTCGTGTGGGTGGGGCGGCGCCGGCAGGTGCGGAGCACCGCCCGCACGCTCCCGCCCGACGACGGCGCACGGCTCCTGCGCGAGTACGCCGCCCGGTACGCGCGGGGCTGGGCCGTGCTGGAGCCGGTGCTCCGCGAGTGGGCCGAGCCCCTCGCCGCCGAGCGCGGGGAGGCCGACTGGCGGCGGGTCGTACCGGTGGTGGAGCTGACCGCTCTCGGGGCGTGACCTGCGGCGTCGCGCCGTCGTGAGGTCGTCGCGACACTCGCGGGGCGAGCCATGGCCAAGAAGGGGCATACCCTGTACGGTTGACCCCGAGATTGCAGTGCCTCGCTTGTCCTCGCGTCGATGTGACCGCCACCCGGCGGGCGCCCGGCGGACCTTGTTACCCAAGAGTTGACGACGAACACCGTGATGTACTCCCCTGCGCCCGCGGGGGGTGTTTCCACACTCTTGAAGGAGTAACAATGGCTACCGGAACCGTGAAGTGGTTCAACAGCGAGAAGGGCTACGGCTTCATCGCCCCCGAGGACGGCTCGGCCGACGTGTTCGCGCACTACTCCGCGATCCAGTCGCAGGGCTTCCGCACGCTGGAGGAGAACCAGCGCGTCGAGTTCGACGTGACGCAGGGCCCCAAGGGCCCGCAGGCGGAGAACATCCGCGCGATCTGATCCGATCTCCCCGGTGACGACCCTCACGGGTCGCGCCGACCGATCGTTCACCGAGTGCCCCCGACCCTCCGGTCGGGGGCACTCGTGCGTCCGAGGCTGGTTCGTCCGTCGGGTGACGTGCCGAACCCGTGGTTACTGGTCACGCGCCGGTCGACATGACGCGTCACCCCGGGTTCGGCGGAGAGCGCGGCCCTGCGAACCCGGGGTCGCCGGGTACGGGAGGGCGCAGGTGGCGCCCAACCCCGGGTTCGGCGGCGTGGGCGGAACCGTGGGGCGTGGCTTCTCGTTGGTCCGGGAGTGAGCCGCACCCGGCCACGAGCCACGCGCGAGCGCACGACGCCGCGCCACCGAACTCGGAGGACGACCCATGGGATTCCTGGACCGGCTCCTCGGCCGCGAGCCGCGCGACCCGTACGGCCCCCCGCAGGCGGGCCCCCACGGCTCGCCGGCGCAGCACCCGACGCAGTACCCGACCCAGTACCCCGCCGCGCAGCACCCCGGACAGCCCGCCTACGGGAGCGCCCCGCAGGACGCGCGCGCCGGGGCGGCCGCGCCCCGCACACCCGACCAGGTCGCGGTCGACCGCTACCGGTACCTGCTGCGCACCGCGCCCCCGGACCAGGTGGAGCAGGCGCACGCGGAGGCGTTCGCCCGCCTGACGCCCGAGCAGCGGCGGCAGGTGCTCGCCGAGCTCGGCGAGCAGGTCCCGGCGTCGGAGCGCGCGACGTCCGATGCCCCGCAGGACCTCGCCCGGATGGCGACGCGCGCCGAGATGCGCCAGCCCGGCACCCTCGAGCGCACGTTCGCCGGCCGCGGCCAGGGCGCACCCGGCTTCGGCGCCATGGTCGGCTCGAGCCTGCTCGGCACGATCGCGGGCGTCGTCATCGGGTCGGCGGTCGCGAACGCCCTCTTTGGGCCCGCGTTCGCCGACCCGACGCAGCCCGTCGCGGAGGACGCCGCGGCCGAGCAGGGCGCCGAGGACCCCGGCGCTGCCGAGGGCGGGGACGGTGGAGCGGTCGAGGCGGCGGGCGAGGACCCCTCGGCCGGTGGCGACTTTGGCGGCGGCGACTTCGGCAGTGGCGACTTCGGCGGCGGCTTCGACGACTTCGGGGGCTTCGGCGAGTTCTGACCCGGCCGCACCGCCAGGTCCCGACCCCGCACCGCCAGGTCCCGACCTCGTGACGACGGGCTCCGACCCCGTGACGCCGGATCCGGCACCCCCTGGCCGCGGTCCCGATCCGTGACGGCACCGCCGTCGGCCTGCGCCCAGCGTCGGAGCAGGTCGACGGCGGGTCAGACCAG
Protein-coding sequences here:
- a CDS encoding branched-chain amino acid ABC transporter permease; its protein translation is MSTSTPAPQPAPEGRPTSMPPVGRVATKDRPHGGVGDRFRLWWDAQARPTQWLIGVPFLIFIALVPVLNIPVLTTVGTNFGGVMAQFGMIALIAIGLNVVVGQAGLLDLGYVGFYAIGAYTVAILTSPDSPWNQTDEWLSSDWAWLAALPVAVAITSLSGLILGSPTLRLRGDYLAIVTLGFGEIVRLLADNLDELTGGGQGLRGVAYPRVGVTEELPNGVFSAGNAAGTFNSGVWWYWLSLVFIVISLLLVGNLERSRVGRAWVAIREDEDAAEIMGVPTFRFKLWAFVIGASIGGVAGALYAGQVQFVIPTNFNVINSVLFLCAVVLGGQGNKLGVILGAFIIVYLPNFFLGRTELFGIPINGNEIASYRYLFFGIALVVLMIFRPQGLIPVRQKLLAYGRELYVAARRAAQAATRSGSDGGARPGSPAVATASGGSRPTTGGTGAGESTTDGEETR
- a CDS encoding branched-chain amino acid ABC transporter permease, translating into MPALADALMHSATAGPLVHQSLIDFNIAGLARNFWGLTIEGLTYGAIYALVAVGYTLVYGVLRLINFAHSEVFMLGMFGQYATLMLLGFAPSGNAYDKGIALTVLYLGIAMLGGMLVAGGAAVGLERVAYRPLRRRGAPSLVFLITAIGMSFIIQEFVHFVLPKLTGGTLGGVNAQQPIRLVQPEVQFTIGGAPVTNITIVIILSALVLALATDMFINRTKFGRGIRAVAQDPVTATLMGVSRERVIMLTFLIGGILAGAAALLYTLRVPNGIIYSGGFILGIKAFCAAVLGGIGNLRGALLGGLLLGVMENYGQVVFGTEWRDVVAFALLIIVLMFRPTGILGESLGRARA
- a CDS encoding branched-chain amino acid ABC transporter substrate-binding protein → MHRTARRASGGAALLLAATLVLTACGPQSQGGGDDETTGTSTETDDGGSADLSIVPSVQIDIDGAEVPAAEAGNPVDPAGDGSAECAEGTSIAMAGALTGPNAALGLNIQYGAQVAVDAFNAANPGCQVTLKPFDTEGDPQKATQVAPQIVGDATVLGLLGPAFSGETAATGDVFSQAGLLSLTASATNPDLTTNGWTNFFRGLANDAVQGPSVAKYLVNTKEFGSVCVVSDNSDYGIGLAQQITEGLGDAANEDCAAEVKTGDKDFSAAVQIISGADADAVFYAGYYAEAAPFVQQLRDGGVEIPFVSADGTNDPQFVSQAGASSKGAILSCPCGPAPEDFAATYEESAGQAPGVYSVEGYDLATIMLTGIASGVTDRAGLIDYVANYSGEGLARTYEWDDTGELASALIWIYEVQ
- a CDS encoding nitroreductase family deazaflavin-dependent oxidoreductase: MTLASRLLHTRWFVRAPIVLFRSGLGFLAGGRLLLLGHRGRTSGEARYVVLEVTDRPAPGSWVVVAGLGPRSQWYRNVVADPRALVWVGRRRQVRSTARTLPPDDGARLLREYAARYARGWAVLEPVLREWAEPLAAERGEADWRRVVPVVELTALGA
- the cspE gene encoding transcription antiterminator/RNA stability regulator CspE, giving the protein MATGTVKWFNSEKGYGFIAPEDGSADVFAHYSAIQSQGFRTLEENQRVEFDVTQGPKGPQAENIRAI